The following are encoded in a window of Mycobacterium sp. ELW1 genomic DNA:
- a CDS encoding cysteine desulfurase family protein — protein MSPTAGPVYLDHAATTPMHPAAIEAMTAALATVGNASSLHTAGRDARRRMEEARETIAARLGARPSEVIFTAGGTESDNLAVKGIYWARRDAEPARRRIVTTAVEHHAVLDGVTWLAEHEGAEVTFLPTEPDGSVTAAALREALTEHDDVALVTVMWANNEVGTIMPIAELAAVAAEFDVPIHSDAVQAVGHIPVDFAGSNLSAISLAAHKFGGPTGVGALLLRRATACVPLLHGGGQERDVRSGTPDVAGVVAMAAAADVAVESLDATGARLRYLRDRLVNGVLDSIADTGVNGALGDRRLPGNTHFTFRGCEGDSLLMLLDANGIECSTGSACTAGVAQPSHVLLAMGADADAARGSLRLSLGHTSTEADVDAALRVLPAAVERARQAALASSSLGALR, from the coding sequence ATGAGCCCGACCGCCGGTCCGGTGTATCTCGACCACGCTGCCACCACCCCGATGCATCCTGCTGCCATCGAGGCGATGACGGCTGCGCTGGCCACCGTCGGCAACGCCTCTTCGCTGCACACCGCGGGCCGCGACGCCCGCCGCCGGATGGAAGAGGCCCGGGAGACCATCGCGGCGCGCCTCGGCGCCCGGCCGTCCGAGGTGATCTTCACCGCAGGCGGCACCGAAAGCGACAACCTCGCCGTCAAAGGCATCTACTGGGCGCGGCGCGACGCCGAACCCGCCCGCCGCCGCATCGTGACCACCGCCGTCGAGCACCACGCCGTGCTCGACGGCGTCACCTGGCTGGCCGAGCATGAGGGCGCCGAGGTGACGTTCCTGCCGACCGAACCGGACGGGTCGGTGACGGCGGCCGCGCTGCGCGAGGCGCTCACCGAACACGACGACGTGGCGCTGGTCACGGTGATGTGGGCCAACAACGAGGTCGGCACGATCATGCCGATCGCCGAACTGGCCGCCGTGGCCGCCGAGTTCGACGTGCCGATCCACAGTGACGCCGTCCAGGCGGTCGGTCACATTCCGGTGGACTTCGCCGGCTCCAACCTGTCGGCCATCAGCCTGGCTGCGCACAAGTTCGGCGGACCGACGGGCGTCGGCGCGCTGCTGCTTCGCCGGGCCACCGCCTGCGTTCCGCTGCTGCACGGCGGCGGTCAGGAACGTGACGTCCGTTCGGGCACACCGGATGTCGCGGGTGTGGTCGCGATGGCGGCGGCTGCCGATGTCGCCGTCGAATCGCTCGACGCCACCGGCGCCCGGCTGCGCTACCTGCGCGATCGGCTCGTCAACGGCGTGCTGGATTCGATCGCCGACACCGGAGTCAACGGCGCCCTCGGCGATCGCCGGCTCCCGGGCAACACCCACTTCACATTCCGTGGTTGTGAAGGCGACTCGCTGCTGATGTTGTTGGACGCCAACGGAATCGAATGCTCCACCGGGTCGGCGTGCACGGCCGGCGTGGCGCAACCCTCGCATGTCCTGTTGGCCATGGGCGCCGACGCCGACGCCGCCCGCGGATCGTTGCGGTTGTCATTGGGCCACACCAGCACCGAAGCCGATGTCGACGCCGCGCTGCGAGTGTTGCCCGCCGCGGTCGAGCGGGCCCGCCAGGCCGCACTGGCCAGTTCATCACTGGGGGCGCTGCGATGA
- a CDS encoding lysophospholipid acyltransferase family protein, translating into MTVTEHAWLPRALCDSSCVRAGGAPPSRRLVAAMRATYRIAAALMLLMVVPLLAVPLPGRGRVQRLYCRTFLRCLGVRITVSGGPIRNLRGVLVVSGHVSWVDTFVIGSVLPGAFVARADLIDWPAVGLAARIMKVIPIDRASLRRLPQVVATVAERLRNGQTVVAFPEGTTWCGLAYGQFRPAMFQAAVDSGRPVQPLRLTYHHRDGRPSTVTAFVGDDSLWQSLSRTVRTRVTVVDVEVASLELPGADRRELAARCEVAVRGQIAPRFQHSHALAG; encoded by the coding sequence ATGACGGTGACCGAGCACGCGTGGCTGCCGCGTGCACTGTGTGACAGCAGCTGTGTGCGCGCCGGCGGTGCCCCGCCGTCGCGGCGGTTGGTCGCGGCAATGCGGGCGACCTACCGGATCGCGGCGGCCTTGATGCTGCTGATGGTGGTGCCGTTGCTGGCGGTGCCGCTGCCGGGGCGCGGTCGTGTCCAGCGGCTGTACTGCCGGACCTTCCTGCGCTGCCTCGGTGTGCGAATCACCGTGTCGGGCGGCCCGATTCGCAACCTGCGCGGTGTGCTGGTGGTCAGCGGCCACGTCTCCTGGGTGGACACCTTCGTCATCGGTTCGGTGCTGCCGGGGGCGTTCGTCGCGCGCGCCGACCTCATCGACTGGCCTGCCGTCGGCCTGGCGGCGCGGATCATGAAGGTCATCCCGATCGACCGCGCCAGCCTGCGCCGGCTGCCGCAGGTCGTCGCGACGGTAGCCGAGCGGCTGCGCAACGGGCAGACCGTCGTCGCGTTCCCGGAAGGCACCACCTGGTGCGGGCTGGCCTACGGCCAGTTCCGTCCGGCGATGTTCCAGGCCGCCGTCGACTCCGGCCGGCCGGTGCAGCCGCTCCGGCTGACCTACCACCACCGCGACGGGCGGCCCTCGACGGTGACGGCGTTCGTGGGAGACGACTCGCTGTGGCAGTCCCTGAGCCGCACGGTGCGGACCCGGGTGACCGTCGTCGACGTCGAGGTGGCGTCCCTGGAGCTGCCGGGTGCCGATCGGCGTGAGCTGGCGGCCCGCTGCGAGGTGGCGGTGCGTGGGCAGATTGCCCCGCGGTTCCAGCACAGCCACGCCCTGGCGGGCTGA
- a CDS encoding electron transfer flavoprotein subunit alpha/FixB family protein → MAEVLVLVEHAEGAVKKVTAELITAARALGEPSAVVVGAPGTAAPLVDDLKAAGAAKIYVAESDDAAGYLITPFVDVLASLVESATPAAVLLAANADGKEIAGRLAARTGAGVLSDVVEVKEGGVGVHSIFGGAFTVEAKATGDTPVITLRPGAVDAAPEAGAGEQVTVEVPAQAENATKITKREPAVAGDRPELTEASVVVSGGRGVGSADKFSVVEDLADSLGGAVGASRAAVDSGYYPGQFQVGQTGKTVSPQLYIALGISGAIQHRAGMQTSKTIIAVNKDEEAPIFEIADYGIVGDLFNVTPQLTDAVKSRKG, encoded by the coding sequence ATGGCTGAAGTACTTGTGCTCGTCGAGCACGCCGAAGGTGCGGTGAAGAAAGTCACCGCCGAGCTCATCACCGCCGCCCGTGCCCTGGGCGAGCCGTCGGCCGTCGTGGTCGGTGCCCCCGGCACCGCCGCGCCGCTCGTCGACGACCTCAAGGCCGCCGGTGCGGCCAAGATCTACGTCGCCGAATCCGACGATGCCGCGGGCTACCTGATCACCCCGTTCGTCGACGTTCTGGCGTCGCTGGTGGAGTCGGCCACCCCGGCCGCCGTGCTGCTGGCGGCCAACGCCGACGGCAAGGAGATCGCGGGCCGGCTGGCCGCACGGACCGGCGCCGGTGTGCTGTCCGACGTCGTCGAGGTCAAAGAAGGCGGAGTGGGTGTCCACAGCATCTTCGGTGGCGCCTTCACCGTCGAGGCCAAGGCCACCGGTGACACCCCGGTGATCACCCTGCGCCCGGGTGCCGTCGACGCCGCGCCTGAAGCCGGTGCCGGCGAGCAGGTGACCGTTGAGGTCCCCGCACAGGCCGAGAACGCCACCAAGATCACCAAGCGCGAGCCCGCCGTGGCCGGCGACCGCCCGGAGCTCACCGAGGCCAGCGTTGTGGTCTCCGGTGGCCGTGGTGTCGGCAGTGCCGACAAGTTCTCGGTTGTCGAGGACCTGGCCGACTCGCTGGGTGGCGCCGTCGGTGCATCGCGTGCCGCCGTCGACTCCGGCTACTACCCGGGCCAGTTCCAGGTGGGCCAGACCGGAAAGACGGTCTCGCCGCAGCTGTACATCGCGCTGGGCATCTCCGGGGCTATCCAGCACCGCGCGGGCATGCAGACGTCCAAGACGATCATCGCGGTCAACAAGGACGAGGAAGCACCGATCTTCGAGATCGCCGATTACGGCATCGTCGGTGACCTGTTCAACGTCACGCCCCAGCTGACCGACGCGGTCAAGTCCCGCAAGGGTTAA
- a CDS encoding GNAT family N-acyltransferase, producing the protein MSTASVLIAPDRNESAALRGPRYSLLLSTDPSLIDAAQRLRYQVFTTEPGYTLPADGDGRDADRFDEFCDHLLVREDISGEVVGCYRMLPPPGAIAAGSLYTATEFDVRSLDALRPSLVEMGRAVVRADHRNGAVVLLMWAGILAYLDRCGYDYVTGCVSVPTHPTDPAGAPGSQVRGVRDFVLRRHAAAAEHTVYPYRPVVLGGKGLDDIAPPARPTIPPLMRGYLRLGARVCGEPAHDPEFGVGDFPALLDKRQADTRYLTRLRSVSAAGEMADGVGRNP; encoded by the coding sequence ATGAGCACTGCATCCGTACTCATAGCCCCCGACCGAAACGAATCCGCCGCGCTGCGCGGCCCGCGCTACTCACTCCTGCTGTCCACCGACCCCAGCCTGATCGACGCGGCCCAGCGGCTGCGGTATCAGGTGTTCACCACCGAACCCGGCTACACGCTGCCCGCCGACGGCGACGGCCGTGACGCCGACCGGTTCGACGAATTCTGTGACCACCTGCTGGTGCGCGAAGACATCTCCGGAGAGGTCGTCGGCTGCTACCGCATGCTGCCGCCGCCCGGTGCGATCGCCGCCGGAAGTCTCTACACCGCAACCGAATTCGATGTCAGGTCGCTGGACGCGCTGCGGCCGTCGCTGGTGGAGATGGGCCGCGCGGTGGTGCGCGCCGACCACCGCAACGGCGCGGTGGTGCTGCTCATGTGGGCCGGCATCCTGGCCTATCTGGACCGCTGCGGATACGACTACGTCACCGGGTGTGTCTCGGTGCCGACGCACCCGACAGATCCAGCCGGCGCCCCGGGCAGCCAGGTTCGCGGGGTGCGCGATTTCGTGCTGCGCCGCCACGCCGCCGCAGCCGAGCACACGGTGTATCCGTACCGGCCGGTCGTGCTGGGCGGTAAGGGTCTCGACGACATCGCCCCGCCGGCCCGGCCGACGATCCCGCCGCTGATGCGCGGTTACCTGCGCCTGGGCGCCCGGGTGTGCGGAGAACCCGCGCACGACCCCGAGTTCGGCGTCGGCGACTTCCCGGCCCTGCTGGACAAGCGGCAGGCCGATACGCGCTACCTGACCAGGCTGAGGTCGGTGTCGGCGGCCGGCGAGATGGCCGACGGAGTCGGGAGAAACCCATGA